From Bacteroidota bacterium:
TCGGCAGGATCACTGGGCCAGGGACTTTCTGTTGCCGTAGGTGTCGCCCTTGCAGGAAAACTGGAAGAAAAGGATTGGCATGTTTACAGCATTCATGGTGACGGAGAGCTTCAGGAAGGCTCTATCTGGGAAGCTGCCATGAGCGCCGCTCATCATAAGCTCGATAATCTGACTGCCATCGTTGATCGTAATTATGTTCAGATCGACGGGTGGACGGAAGACGTTATGAACCTTGAACCCCTTACCGATAAATGGCGCTCCTTCGGCTGGCATGCCATCAGTTGCAACGGCCATAATATGGAAGATCTGATCTATGCCCTCGAAGAAGCCAGGTATACCGAAGGCAAGCCTACCGTGATTATCGCGTCAACGAAGATGGGTAAGGGAGTGAAAAGCATCGAAGATGATTACCACTGGCATGGAAAAGCACCAAACCAGCAACAAGCGCTGGATTTTATCAGGGAAATTGAAGAATATTATCAGGAATAAAAGCTGTCATTTTTATGAGTATATACGAAAACAGGGGCTTGAAGCCTACAAAACAAGGTTTCGGGGAAGGTGTGCTTGAAGCCGCCCGGCGCAATAAACAGATAGTCGGGATAGGTGCAGATATAACCTCTTCCGTTGGCATGGACATATTTGCCGGAGAATATCCCGACCGTTTTATCTCGCTGGGCATTGCAGAACAAAATTGCATCGGTGTCTCCGCAGGTTTGGCTTTATCGGGTAAAGTACCGGTATTTGCTACCTATGGCGTTTTTGCAGCACTAAGGACTACCGACTTCATCAGGATTTCTGTGTGCTATAACAATCTTCATGTTATCATCGGAGGTGCTCATAGCGGGGTGTCGGTCGGACCGGATGGCGCCACCCACCAGGCACTGGAAGATATCGCAGTGATGCGGGTACTTCCTAACATGACCGTCATTTCTCCCTGTGATGCGACACAGACAAGGATGGCCACCGTTGCAGCCATTAATAAAGCCGAAGGACCGGTTTATGTGCGCTTTGGAAGAGCTCCGGTACCCGACTTCAGCTCCGAAAACCAAAACTTTGAAATAGGTAAAGCCCAAACCATGAACCGAGGTGGTGACGTTACCGTGATCGCTACCGGCCACCTGGTCTGGGAAGCCCTTCAGGCAGCAGAAATGCTTTCCGAAGAAGGCATCAAAACCCGTGTGCTCAACATGCACACCATCAAACCTTTGGATGAAGATGCTATCCTGAAAGCAGCCGAGGAAACAGGTGCTATAGTAACAGCAGAAGAACACCAGATCACAGGCGGACTGGGTTCCGCAGTTGCCGAATACGTTGTCAGAAATTGCCCGGTACCCATGGAATTCGTCGGGATGCCCGACAGCTTCGGGGAAAGCGGTGAACCGGATGAACTTATGATGAAGTACGGCATGAAGGCCATGGATATTGCAGGAGCCGTTCATAAAGTACTTGAAAGAAAAACCGGTAACCCGGGATCATAAATTATTGAATAATGAAAAAATATTTCCTGCCAATGCTTCTAACTGGACTGATCGCGTGTACCGGACCGACAACCGAGACCGGAACTCAGAATGCTACCTTAAATAACCTCAGTAAAGAGGAAATGGCCGCCGAAGTAAAAGAGGCATTCCTGCATGCCTGGAACGGCTATAAACAATATGCCTGGGGCCATGACGCCCTCAAACCCCTCTCGAGAAGTTATCACGACTGGTATGCACATTCCCTGCTGATGACTCCCGTTGATGCTTTTGACACAATGATCCTCATGGGTCTCCAGAAAGAAGCAAATGAAGCAAAAGACCTGATTCTGGATTCATTGTCATTCAATTATAATATGGATGTTCAGGTTTTTGAAGTTACCATACGGTTGCTTGGCGGGCTCATTGCCGCCTATCAACTCGACGGTGAACCCCGCTTCCTGGAACTTGCCACCGACCTGGCCAACCGCTTGCTCCCTGCTTTCGATACTCCCACAGGAATGCCTTTCCGCTATGTTAACCTGATCACAGGTATGACCCGCGATTCCATCAACAACCCTGCTGAAATCGGTACTCTTACAGTAGAATTCGGAACGCTGTCCAAACTTACCGGAAACCCGGTGTATTATGATAAAGCAAAACAGGCTGTTACTGCTTTATTCTCCAGAAGATCAGATATCGGATTGGTAGGAACTACCATCAATGTGATGACCGGCGAATGGATCAACCAACAAAGCCACATTTCTGCTATGATCGATTCATACTATGAATATCATCTGAAATCAGCAAAACTGTTCAATGATAAGGATTTTCAGGATATGTTTGATGCCGGTATCCAGGCTGTGAATAAATACCTTGCCGATACTACATACGGCGGCTTATGGTATGGTCAGGCCAATATGTACACAGGAGAAAGAACCGGAACCCGCTTCGGGGCCCTGGATGCCTTCATGCCTGGTTTGCTGGTACTCAGCGGAGATATAACCAGAGCTAAAGCACTTCAGGAAAACTGCTTCCTGATGTGGACAAAACATGGAATAGAACCGGAAACCATAGATTACAGCAACTTTGAAATCCTCTGGCCATCCTACGTGCTTCGTCCTGAAAATATTGAATCTGCCACCTACCTCTATCATAAAACCGGCGATGAAAAATACCTGGAAATGGGTAAGGTGATGTTCCAAAGCATTT
This genomic window contains:
- a CDS encoding glycoside hydrolase family 47 protein, with the protein product MLLTGLIACTGPTTETGTQNATLNNLSKEEMAAEVKEAFLHAWNGYKQYAWGHDALKPLSRSYHDWYAHSLLMTPVDAFDTMILMGLQKEANEAKDLILDSLSFNYNMDVQVFEVTIRLLGGLIAAYQLDGEPRFLELATDLANRLLPAFDTPTGMPFRYVNLITGMTRDSINNPAEIGTLTVEFGTLSKLTGNPVYYDKAKQAVTALFSRRSDIGLVGTTINVMTGEWINQQSHISAMIDSYYEYHLKSAKLFNDKDFQDMFDAGIQAVNKYLADTTYGGLWYGQANMYTGERTGTRFGALDAFMPGLLVLSGDITRAKALQENCFLMWTKHGIEPETIDYSNFEILWPSYVLRPENIESATYLYHKTGDEKYLEMGKVMFQSILQHCKTDAGFAAIRDVRTMEKSDQIESFFLAETLKYAYLLFAEIPGFNFNEKIFNTEAHLIGGYEL
- a CDS encoding transketolase family protein, encoding MSIYENRGLKPTKQGFGEGVLEAARRNKQIVGIGADITSSVGMDIFAGEYPDRFISLGIAEQNCIGVSAGLALSGKVPVFATYGVFAALRTTDFIRISVCYNNLHVIIGGAHSGVSVGPDGATHQALEDIAVMRVLPNMTVISPCDATQTRMATVAAINKAEGPVYVRFGRAPVPDFSSENQNFEIGKAQTMNRGGDVTVIATGHLVWEALQAAEMLSEEGIKTRVLNMHTIKPLDEDAILKAAEETGAIVTAEEHQITGGLGSAVAEYVVRNCPVPMEFVGMPDSFGESGEPDELMMKYGMKAMDIAGAVHKVLERKTGNPGS
- a CDS encoding transketolase; amino-acid sequence: MDIETLDSISKKIRIDIVKSLANAGSGHLGGSIGLADIFTVLYFNTLNHKPENPEWEDRDRLILSIGHVAPVLYASLAHAGYFPVDELMTLRKLGSRLQGHPGKEFGLPGLELSAGSLGQGLSVAVGVALAGKLEEKDWHVYSIHGDGELQEGSIWEAAMSAAHHKLDNLTAIVDRNYVQIDGWTEDVMNLEPLTDKWRSFGWHAISCNGHNMEDLIYALEEARYTEGKPTVIIASTKMGKGVKSIEDDYHWHGKAPNQQQALDFIREIEEYYQE